A stretch of DNA from Carya illinoinensis cultivar Pawnee chromosome 12, C.illinoinensisPawnee_v1, whole genome shotgun sequence:
CTAAAGCCCAAAGACACCAATCTAGAGCACTGTTCGTGGACCTTGGCATGGTCCCAACGGAGCTAGTTAAGTGTTTCCTGGGCTCGAGTAGCCAAATTCTGCACGGTCGTGTCACGTTCCACCTCGAGCCACTTATTGTAAGTGGCCAGCTTATACCCATCGTCTCTAGCATTGTGGTGTCACTTCTTCAGCCTTCCTTTTGACACGCTCGCTCCTGGTAGCCGCTTTCTCCAAACTCTCGATGCGCTTCCGCATGTCCTCTACCTCTTGGATCTACCTCTGACGCTTGGAATCGAACTCCTCATTTCATCGAACCACCTCTTTCAACTTATAATGTCCATGACGGACCAAAGAGGCAAGCTGATGGTTGGCCTCGGATAGCTCCCCGAATTTCTTACCAACCATAGCTGCTAACTGGTCGGCAActtgcaaaggaaaaaaagaaaaagaaaagaagatacaATGTGCATAAGGAGGAAGAGTGAGCAAGGAAAGGATGCTTAGGAGTTCAGAGGCAAAGTAGGGGAGAAGTATTCAGGACCATACTTGAGTGAAGGCAAGACACAGCTTCTGAGCTATCTGTTCGGTAGCCGTCGCGTGGGCCTTCTCAAGATTCGACTCGGGACCCTCGCCTACCACAGTTCCAGCTATATAAGAAGGGCTAGTAGGGCCCAAGGTTAGGGAGTGGCCTGATCCTAACACACTCGCTTCCCCTTCGCCAGTAGCCCCTCCCGAGTGGCCTGGATGGCTCAGCGACGGAGCTTGGGAAATCAGTCCTCCGTGGGAGTCATAGTGAACATCCGACTTTGACTCTTGAGAATTGTCATCATCATTCAACACAATAGCTAGAGGGGTGCTGTAGGGGACCTTGTCATCCCGACCTGCATCAGTGGAAGGAGAGGAGCAAGAATGGCTTTTCGATGCTTCCTCCTTGCTACCCCCAGGGGCCctctcctcttcctcttcttcttcctcttcctcttcctcttcatcttcATTCCTCCTCTCGTCTTCCTCATCGTCTTTCACTTCTTCTATGACCTTTTCTTTTACggcctcttcttctttttcttctttttctccctcTTCCTTCCTACCTAGTTTTGCCCATTCCCTAGTAGAAGTCGGAGAGTCGCTGGTAGATGCATTTGTCTCCTGGACCACCTCAATGTCTCCATGGGCCGCTTCCTCCCTCAGAGTGTCCTCGAAGAACTTGAACGTCTCCATCTTGCGCGCACCACTTGGGGAGGGTGCGCAAAGGAATCAAAGAAGGCAGCATCGAAGATCGAATCATCCTCCTCTTCAAAAAGTGGAAATGGCCGCTCGACATAGGTAGAACAAGGGCCTGTTGAAGAGGAGGGCACTATGGTTGTCGGCTCTGTGGGAATTAGATGAGGggtccttgaagaagaagccCCAGCGGTAGCACTCAAGCTGCCTAGATACGACGTTGTTCTCCCTTATGTGGGGGGAAAGGGACTTGGGACGTGCATAGATCCCAATGGCCTCTGCCTTTTAGCTTTTTGGTCTTGGGGGCTGCCACTCCCAAAGGACTTATGAAGTGGATCATGGCGTGCTTTCATCTACCTAGCTTCATCCCTGGAAGGGTTTGCTGTCCTCTTCCACTCCCAAGTAGATGGCTCCCAGTTCGAGAAGGCTTGACTGGCTTGGGGGAACTACTGGGTGCAGGATATAACTCCCATATGTTCCTATCAGAAAGGGCCACATCAGTATTCAATTCAGTCTTGTGCACTCGTACCCAGACCATCATCTTGGAGACTCACGCCTCCTCCTCTGGGGTCAGTATGATCTCTAGACAT
This window harbors:
- the LOC122289267 gene encoding histone H3.v1-like is translated as METFKFFEDTLREEAAHGDIEVVQETNASTSDSPTSTREWAKLGRKEEGEKEEKEEEAVKEKVIEEVKDDEEDERRNEDEEEEEEEEEEEEERAPGGSKEEASKSHSCSSPSTDAGRDDKVPYSTPLAIVLNDDDNSQESKSDVHYDSHGGLISQAPSLSHPGHSGGATGEGEASVLGSGHSLTLGPTSPSYIAGTVVGEGPESNLEKAHATATEQIAQKLCLAFTQVWS